One window of the Emcibacter sp. genome contains the following:
- a CDS encoding NAD-dependent succinate-semialdehyde dehydrogenase, whose product MDYADFLRDVLQAPSVTGREQRTFGILNPANGETIAQVPDLDEQDTIQAIEKADKAFRQWSRRTAKDRAGILMRWYRLIMDHQEELAQIITAECGKPLPESRGEVAYGASFIEWFAEEGKRLYGDMVPAQGPDKRIMVLKQPIGVISAITPWNFPNAMITRKVAPALAAGCTAIVKPAEATPLSALAMEKLARDAGIPEGVLQIVTTARPADVGKVLTTHPTVRKFTFTGSTAVGKLLAAQCAGTVKKVSLELGGNAPFIVFDDADMDAAIQGAMASKYRNAGQTCVCANRFYVQDGVYDEFVKRLTEAVSGLKVGDGAEEGITVGPLINRAAVDKVEGLVQASLATGGTATIGGSRHGFGENYFEPTVLANLEHGADISRAEIFGPVAPVFRFRDEEEVIRMANDTPYGLAAYFYARDLGRVFRVAEALEYGIVGINEGIISTEVAPFGGIKESGIGREGSRYGIDDYVEIKYCLIGGL is encoded by the coding sequence ATGGATTATGCCGACTTTCTTCGGGATGTTCTCCAGGCTCCGTCGGTAACCGGCCGGGAGCAGAGAACTTTTGGAATTCTGAATCCCGCGAATGGCGAAACCATCGCCCAGGTTCCGGATCTGGATGAACAGGATACAATTCAGGCTATTGAGAAAGCTGATAAGGCCTTCCGACAGTGGTCAAGACGAACCGCCAAGGACCGGGCAGGCATTCTGATGCGCTGGTACAGGCTGATCATGGATCACCAGGAAGAACTGGCACAGATTATCACCGCAGAGTGCGGCAAGCCGCTGCCCGAATCCCGCGGCGAGGTAGCGTACGGCGCCAGCTTCATCGAATGGTTCGCCGAGGAAGGCAAACGCCTTTACGGCGACATGGTGCCTGCCCAGGGACCGGACAAGCGGATCATGGTGCTGAAACAGCCGATCGGGGTCATCAGCGCCATCACGCCCTGGAATTTCCCCAATGCCATGATTACCCGAAAGGTCGCGCCGGCCCTGGCTGCCGGCTGTACCGCCATTGTCAAACCTGCCGAGGCTACACCGCTGTCTGCCCTCGCCATGGAAAAGCTGGCCCGTGACGCCGGTATTCCCGAGGGCGTCCTGCAGATCGTCACCACGGCCCGGCCGGCAGACGTCGGCAAGGTTCTGACCACTCATCCGACGGTCCGCAAATTTACCTTCACCGGGTCCACGGCCGTGGGCAAGCTTCTGGCCGCCCAGTGTGCCGGAACCGTAAAGAAGGTTTCGCTGGAACTTGGCGGCAACGCGCCGTTTATCGTTTTTGACGATGCGGATATGGACGCCGCCATCCAGGGCGCCATGGCCAGCAAATACCGCAATGCCGGCCAGACCTGCGTCTGCGCCAACCGCTTTTATGTGCAGGACGGCGTCTATGATGAATTTGTCAAAAGACTGACCGAAGCCGTGAGCGGCCTTAAAGTGGGCGACGGTGCCGAGGAAGGCATCACCGTGGGACCGCTGATCAACCGGGCCGCCGTCGACAAGGTCGAAGGACTGGTCCAGGCTTCGCTGGCCACCGGCGGTACCGCCACCATCGGCGGCAGTCGTCATGGTTTCGGGGAAAACTACTTTGAACCGACCGTTCTGGCCAATCTGGAACATGGCGCCGACATTTCACGGGCGGAGATCTTTGGACCGGTAGCGCCGGTGTTCCGTTTCCGGGACGAGGAAGAGGTGATCCGCATGGCCAATGACACGCCTTACGGTCTGGCCGCCTATTTCTATGCCCGCGATCTGGGCCGTGTATTCCGGGTCGCCGAGGCCCTGGAATACGGCATTGTCGGTATTAACGAAGGAATTATCTCGACGGAAGTCGCCCCCTTCGGCGGCATCAAGGAGAGCGGTATCGGACGGGAAGGATCCCGTTACGGCATCGACGATTATGTAGAAATCAAATATTGCCTGATAGGAGGGCTCTGA
- the gabT gene encoding 4-aminobutyrate--2-oxoglutarate transaminase translates to MKNSELWTRREKAIPRGVGTMHQRFAAKAKNAELWDVEGNRYIDFATGIAVNNTGHSDPRIVDAVKEQLDNFSHTCFQVNPYESYIELAEKLNEAAPGNSPKKSIFLTTGAEAVENAVKIARVATGRSGIIAFKGGFHGRTMMGMALTGKVAPYKVGFGPFPTDVYHVPFPIAYHGITEEDSLNALDNLFKADIDPARVAAIILEPVQGEGGFYAASPAFMKSLRDTCDQHGILLICDEIQTGFARTGKMFATEYSGVEPDLMTVAKAMAGGFPISAVVGKADVMDAAAPGGLGGTYGGSPLGCVAGLKVMEIIEQDNLCERAVEIGELFKSRLLRLKGNGLNAIGEIRNLGAMIAMELVQDGDADRPDAALTANIVRAAADKGLILLSCGVRGNVIRFLPALTASDDVLNEGLDILEQVFRDQAA, encoded by the coding sequence ATGAAGAATAGTGAACTCTGGACCCGCCGGGAAAAGGCGATCCCCCGAGGTGTGGGTACCATGCACCAGCGTTTTGCAGCAAAAGCCAAAAATGCCGAACTGTGGGATGTGGAAGGCAATCGCTATATTGATTTTGCCACCGGCATAGCCGTCAACAATACCGGGCACAGTGATCCCCGCATTGTCGATGCGGTCAAGGAACAGCTCGATAACTTTTCCCATACCTGTTTCCAGGTTAACCCCTATGAAAGTTATATCGAGCTGGCGGAAAAGCTGAACGAAGCCGCGCCGGGGAACAGTCCGAAAAAATCCATTTTCCTGACCACCGGGGCCGAAGCGGTTGAAAATGCCGTCAAGATCGCCCGGGTCGCAACGGGACGTTCCGGCATTATTGCGTTCAAGGGCGGCTTTCACGGCCGTACCATGATGGGAATGGCCCTGACTGGCAAGGTTGCCCCCTATAAAGTCGGTTTCGGGCCATTCCCGACAGATGTATACCATGTTCCGTTCCCCATTGCCTACCACGGAATTACCGAGGAAGACAGCCTCAACGCCCTTGATAACCTTTTCAAAGCGGATATCGACCCGGCCCGGGTGGCCGCAATTATCCTCGAACCTGTTCAGGGTGAGGGCGGTTTTTATGCGGCAAGTCCTGCATTCATGAAATCCCTGCGCGACACCTGTGACCAGCACGGCATCCTGTTGATCTGCGATGAAATCCAGACCGGATTTGCCCGTACCGGCAAAATGTTTGCCACCGAATACAGCGGTGTCGAACCGGACCTGATGACAGTGGCCAAGGCCATGGCCGGCGGTTTCCCTATCAGCGCCGTGGTCGGCAAAGCGGACGTCATGGACGCGGCGGCGCCCGGCGGGCTCGGCGGCACTTACGGCGGCTCCCCGCTGGGCTGTGTGGCCGGTTTGAAAGTGATGGAAATCATCGAGCAGGATAACCTCTGCGAACGCGCCGTCGAGATCGGTGAGCTGTTTAAATCACGCCTTCTGCGCCTCAAGGGCAACGGGCTCAATGCCATCGGCGAGATCCGGAACCTTGGCGCCATGATTGCCATGGAACTTGTCCAGGACGGCGATGCCGATCGTCCCGATGCTGCCCTGACTGCGAATATTGTCCGGGCAGCCGCCGACAAGGGGCTTATTCTGCTCAGCTGCGGGGTGCGCGGAAATGTTATCCGTTTCCTTCCGGCCCTGACCGCGTCTGACGACGTCCTGAATGAGGGCCTGGATATCCTCGAACAGGTTTTCCGGGATCAGGCCGCTTAA
- a CDS encoding cupin domain-containing protein gives MTLDIGKRLKEIRTEHRLSQRELAKRTGVANASISQIESNHLNPTVGALKRILDGIPISLSEFFDEDHKSEEKIFFAAEELAEIGDKGISFRQIGANLKNKAIQFLHEKYQPGATTGKTALTHEGEECGLVLKGHLQVEVGNQKKILGPGDAYYFASQKPHKFKNVGSEVCEIVSACTPPSF, from the coding sequence ATGACATTGGATATCGGAAAGCGTCTAAAGGAAATTCGAACGGAACACCGGCTGTCCCAGCGGGAGCTGGCCAAGCGGACCGGCGTCGCCAACGCCAGCATATCCCAGATTGAATCCAATCATTTAAATCCGACAGTGGGCGCCTTGAAGCGAATTCTCGACGGCATTCCCATCAGTCTTTCCGAGTTCTTTGACGAAGATCACAAGTCCGAGGAAAAAATCTTCTTTGCCGCCGAGGAACTGGCCGAGATCGGGGACAAGGGAATATCTTTCCGTCAGATCGGCGCCAACCTGAAAAACAAGGCGATCCAGTTTCTGCATGAAAAATACCAGCCCGGCGCCACCACCGGCAAGACGGCATTGACCCACGAGGGGGAGGAATGCGGCCTTGTTCTCAAGGGGCATCTGCAAGTTGAGGTCGGCAACCAGAAGAAAATTCTGGGCCCGGGAGACGCTTATTACTTTGCCAGCCAGAAACCTCACAAATTCAAAAATGTCGGCTCGGAAGTCTGTGAAATTGTCAGCGCCTGCACCCCGCCGTCCTTCTGA
- a CDS encoding aspartate aminotransferase family protein, whose product MSTNEINTEAYWMPFTANRAFKKNPRIIQAASGMYYETRDGDKILDGCAGLWCVNAGHGNEKINEAIKKQVDRMTYSPAFQAGHPLAFEFAEKLADLFPGDLNHVFYTNSGSESVETALKISRAYHKAAGKPEKIKFIGREKGYHGVNFGGLSVGGIMPNRHTFGPLLPEVDHLPHTHDLAKNAFSKGQPEHGADKADRLLDLIALHGAHTIAAVIVEPMAGSAGVLIPPQGYLEKLRRICTDHDILLIFDEVITAFGRLGDSCAASLFGIQPDLITTAKGLTNGAVPMGAVMVSDKIHDALMTGPENMIELFHGYTYSGHPLACAAGIASLEVYAEENLFSRARDLAPYWQKGLHSLKRHECVIDVRDLGLVGAIELRPREGQPTVRAFEAYMKAFETGLLIRTTADIIALSPPLIISEQQIDFIVNTLDDILAKI is encoded by the coding sequence ATGAGCACCAACGAAATAAACACAGAAGCCTACTGGATGCCGTTTACGGCAAACCGTGCCTTCAAAAAAAATCCCCGCATCATTCAGGCCGCCTCCGGCATGTATTACGAGACCAGAGACGGCGACAAAATCCTCGACGGCTGTGCAGGACTATGGTGTGTCAATGCCGGTCACGGTAACGAAAAGATCAATGAGGCCATCAAAAAGCAGGTTGACCGGATGACCTATTCACCGGCTTTCCAGGCCGGTCATCCCCTGGCTTTTGAATTTGCCGAAAAGCTTGCCGACCTGTTTCCCGGCGACCTCAACCATGTCTTCTACACCAACAGCGGTTCTGAATCCGTCGAGACGGCTCTCAAAATCTCCCGGGCCTACCACAAAGCCGCCGGAAAGCCCGAAAAAATCAAATTCATCGGTCGTGAAAAAGGATATCACGGGGTGAATTTTGGCGGGCTTTCTGTTGGTGGTATCATGCCGAACCGTCATACCTTTGGGCCGTTATTGCCCGAGGTTGACCACCTGCCGCACACCCATGACCTGGCCAAAAATGCCTTTTCCAAAGGCCAGCCGGAACATGGCGCAGACAAGGCCGACCGCCTGCTGGACCTTATTGCCCTGCACGGCGCCCACACCATCGCCGCTGTCATTGTTGAACCGATGGCCGGATCTGCCGGGGTTCTGATCCCGCCGCAGGGGTATCTGGAAAAATTGCGCAGGATCTGCACCGACCACGACATTCTGCTGATCTTTGACGAGGTCATCACCGCCTTTGGTCGTCTCGGCGACAGCTGTGCCGCCTCCCTGTTTGGCATACAGCCGGATCTGATCACCACCGCCAAAGGCCTGACCAATGGCGCGGTTCCCATGGGCGCCGTCATGGTCAGCGACAAAATTCATGACGCGCTGATGACCGGGCCGGAAAACATGATTGAGCTGTTTCATGGCTATACCTACAGCGGCCACCCCCTGGCCTGTGCCGCAGGCATTGCCTCGCTGGAGGTCTATGCAGAGGAAAATCTGTTCAGCCGGGCCAGGGACCTTGCCCCCTACTGGCAGAAGGGGCTTCACAGCCTTAAGCGTCATGAGTGTGTCATTGATGTCCGGGACCTGGGACTGGTCGGCGCCATCGAGCTCAGGCCGCGGGAAGGACAGCCGACGGTACGGGCTTTTGAAGCCTACATGAAGGCTTTTGAAACAGGCCTTCTGATCCGGACCACTGCCGATATTATCGCCCTGTCTCCACCGCTGATCATTTCCGAACAACAGATTGATTTCATCGTCAATACCCTGGATGATATTCTGGCAAAAATATAA
- a CDS encoding NAD(P)-binding protein, whose translation MSKKDLSGISRRDFMGGIALSLAAGTALSPLECLALAETSAPRTTASGALPYPPSLTGLRGSHAGSFEVAHALAWDGQSWPDPDRLADDPYDLVVVGGGLSGLASAYLFRKQQPDARILILDNHDDFGGHAKRNEFSVQGKQLIGYGGSQSIDGPANFSPEALQILKDLGVEVKKFYDYYDQDYFHKRKMVRGTFFDRAHFGESRLADNIETAGESTIDRLVESYPLSDAGREALIRLWHAEEDYLEDMSVQEKITYLRGLSYDDFLRKHAGMPEEVVETLRNQGIGLWGLGFDALSALEGYRLEMPGFEGMNLNPDLVPSPYEWNEPYIFHFPDGNASLARLLVRKLIPDIAPGESMEDIVTTDFDYGRLDEKNSPIRLRLLSTAVKVVHTGDREAVDVTYVRHGQVEKVRGRHVIMACYNNILPHVCPEIPEDQKEALNFPQKVPLTYINVALSNWQAVKKAGYHHLTCPHGFFHNMSLDFPVSMGEYAYAQETTEPVILHVLHTPVHQNLGLPALEQHRLGRHDIYNMTFADYETRLIAQLEEMFGPYGFDAAHDISAITVNRWPHGYAYEYNELWEPWGWVDKTEDGPHVLGRRQLGRISIANTDSQSLAYVNGAFDSAHRAVSEQLG comes from the coding sequence ATGAGTAAAAAGGACCTGAGTGGAATTTCACGAAGGGATTTTATGGGGGGAATTGCTCTCAGTCTGGCGGCCGGCACCGCTCTCTCCCCCCTCGAATGCCTTGCTTTGGCAGAGACTTCTGCGCCCCGGACAACAGCGTCCGGGGCTTTGCCTTATCCACCCTCGCTCACCGGCTTAAGGGGCAGCCATGCCGGATCTTTCGAGGTTGCCCATGCCCTTGCCTGGGACGGGCAAAGCTGGCCCGACCCGGACCGGCTCGCCGATGACCCCTATGATCTGGTCGTTGTCGGCGGCGGTCTGTCCGGCCTGGCCAGTGCCTATCTGTTCCGGAAACAACAGCCTGATGCCCGTATTCTGATTCTGGACAATCATGATGATTTCGGCGGTCATGCCAAACGCAATGAATTCTCCGTACAGGGCAAACAGCTGATCGGTTACGGCGGCAGCCAGTCCATTGACGGCCCGGCGAATTTTTCCCCCGAAGCCCTGCAGATCCTCAAGGACCTAGGGGTCGAGGTGAAGAAATTCTATGACTATTACGATCAGGACTATTTCCACAAACGGAAGATGGTGCGGGGAACATTTTTTGACCGCGCCCATTTCGGAGAAAGTCGCCTGGCTGACAATATTGAGACGGCCGGGGAAAGTACCATAGACCGGCTTGTGGAAAGTTATCCCCTGTCTGACGCCGGCAGGGAAGCGCTTATCCGTCTCTGGCATGCCGAAGAGGATTATCTTGAAGACATGTCAGTGCAGGAAAAAATCACATATCTGCGCGGCCTCAGCTACGATGATTTTCTGCGCAAACATGCCGGCATGCCGGAGGAGGTTGTCGAAACACTGCGCAACCAGGGGATCGGTTTGTGGGGGCTCGGCTTTGACGCGCTGTCCGCCCTGGAAGGCTACCGGCTGGAAATGCCCGGATTTGAAGGCATGAACCTCAACCCGGACCTGGTGCCATCTCCCTATGAATGGAACGAGCCTTATATTTTTCATTTCCCGGACGGCAACGCCAGCCTTGCCCGCCTCCTGGTCCGCAAACTGATCCCCGACATTGCGCCCGGGGAAAGCATGGAAGACATCGTCACCACGGATTTTGATTATGGCCGCCTGGATGAGAAAAATTCCCCGATACGCCTGCGGCTCCTGAGTACCGCAGTCAAGGTCGTTCATACCGGCGACAGGGAAGCCGTTGATGTGACCTATGTCCGTCACGGGCAGGTGGAAAAGGTTCGTGGCCGCCATGTGATTATGGCCTGCTACAATAATATCCTGCCGCATGTCTGTCCCGAGATACCGGAAGACCAGAAAGAGGCCCTGAATTTCCCCCAGAAGGTTCCGCTCACTTATATTAACGTCGCCCTGAGCAACTGGCAGGCCGTCAAAAAAGCAGGATATCACCACTTAACCTGCCCACATGGTTTTTTCCATAATATGTCACTGGATTTCCCGGTCAGCATGGGGGAATATGCCTATGCGCAGGAGACGACAGAGCCGGTGATTTTGCATGTTCTTCACACCCCGGTCCATCAGAACCTGGGTTTGCCGGCACTGGAACAACACCGGCTGGGACGCCACGATATCTACAACATGACTTTTGCGGATTATGAAACAAGGCTGATCGCCCAGCTTGAGGAAATGTTCGGCCCTTATGGTTTCGATGCGGCGCACGATATTTCCGCGATCACGGTCAACCGCTGGCCGCACGGATATGCCTATGAATATAATGAGCTCTGGGAGCCCTGGGGCTGGGTCGACAAGACCGAGGACGGCCCCCATGTCCTGGGGCGCCGGCAACTGGGGCGCATTTCAATTGCCAATACAGATTCCCAGTCCCTGGCCTATGTCAACGGCGCTTTTGATTCCGCTCATCGGGCCGTATCGGAACAACTCGGCTGA
- a CDS encoding TonB-dependent receptor — protein sequence MKPCDQKTKVKALMTTALTASLLSLSFASYTNAQENEALAIEEIIVSAQKRDQSIQDVPIAISAYDSTFIEKTKLDDVKDMIDFTPGFAGKSKDSFVDAISIRGIVTNSFGAAVDPSVGIFKDGVYQGRTGSAITSFFDVERTEALRGPQGFLFGRNASSGAISIITKKPDTDATSGYFHAGVGERNHYELDGAVNLPLNENWAVRVAGYYFNEDGYVNNVHFPEDDDLQSQEKGAGRFSLGYTGEKLSMNLIAEYETRKQSGTIYRALEDDETLEFLGVTMGGNPNEADSDLRDDKDDGDIWSFTALIDWDLGDMTLSSITGVRTYDYQYAEDFDGAPFRSSHYFQDQEGDYYSQEIRLVSSDENRLTWYVGVSAYQEEIKVSFSQVSDEEIMCAVFEETTCEDAYGEFTANPDGLVESNDVDGTYKGWGAYADLTYAVTDKLEVSLDLRYTYDKKDFGLNILPVDSELGPYYVFGYTTNGFVRDSKSWDDFTPRVVARYAATDDLNLWASITRGYKAGGFGSFGLDIPTGPGEDIFEVLNDDGTVPEGTTPSAFEPETLWSYEVGLKANMADNRVQMAVNAYYYDFKNLQVSFFDGDLNNTVVENVGQVDGYGVEATVRALPNEYIDMLLGAAYSDTSVEGAGAICDDCDGNRLTNNPEWTFTGVINGHYPMQGGEVFSTLEFRYQSRTYGGLENEERYSVEGYANFNLRAGYESDNGWDVSLYVENLFDQFHYDSVIGGEIPIPGHYIGPARPRSFGVDFTVKFGG from the coding sequence ATGAAACCCTGCGACCAGAAAACCAAGGTCAAGGCCCTGATGACAACGGCGTTAACGGCAAGCCTGTTATCCCTGTCATTCGCTTCCTACACCAACGCGCAAGAAAATGAAGCTCTGGCAATTGAAGAAATCATCGTATCAGCCCAGAAGCGCGACCAGTCCATTCAGGATGTGCCTATCGCCATCTCGGCGTACGATTCCACTTTCATCGAAAAAACCAAACTTGACGACGTCAAGGATATGATTGATTTCACCCCCGGTTTTGCAGGCAAGTCCAAGGATAGCTTTGTCGATGCAATCTCCATCCGCGGGATTGTTACCAACAGCTTCGGCGCCGCCGTTGACCCCTCTGTCGGGATTTTCAAGGATGGCGTGTATCAGGGCCGCACAGGTTCCGCGATCACAAGCTTCTTTGATGTCGAGCGTACCGAAGCCCTGCGTGGCCCGCAGGGCTTTTTGTTTGGCCGCAACGCAAGTTCCGGCGCCATCAGCATCATCACCAAAAAGCCCGATACAGATGCCACCAGCGGTTATTTCCATGCCGGTGTCGGCGAACGCAATCATTATGAACTCGACGGCGCGGTCAATCTGCCGCTGAATGAAAACTGGGCCGTTCGCGTTGCCGGATATTATTTCAACGAAGACGGTTATGTAAACAACGTCCATTTCCCGGAAGATGACGACCTGCAGAGCCAGGAAAAAGGCGCCGGCCGTTTCAGCCTCGGGTATACTGGTGAAAAACTGTCCATGAACCTGATCGCCGAATATGAAACCCGGAAACAGTCCGGCACCATATATCGGGCGCTCGAAGATGATGAGACCCTTGAATTTCTCGGTGTGACCATGGGCGGCAACCCGAATGAGGCCGACAGTGATCTGCGGGATGACAAGGATGATGGTGACATCTGGAGCTTCACCGCTCTTATTGACTGGGATCTTGGCGACATGACCCTGTCCTCTATCACGGGTGTCAGAACCTATGATTATCAATATGCCGAAGATTTTGACGGTGCGCCATTCAGGTCCAGCCATTATTTCCAGGACCAGGAAGGCGACTATTACAGTCAGGAAATCCGCCTGGTATCTTCAGATGAAAACCGTCTGACATGGTATGTGGGTGTTTCCGCCTATCAGGAAGAAATCAAGGTTTCCTTCTCCCAGGTTTCGGATGAAGAAATCATGTGTGCCGTCTTTGAGGAAACAACCTGCGAGGATGCTTATGGTGAGTTTACGGCAAATCCGGACGGGCTTGTTGAAAGCAATGATGTGGACGGGACCTACAAGGGATGGGGCGCCTATGCCGACCTGACCTATGCCGTCACAGACAAGCTCGAGGTCAGCCTCGACCTGCGTTACACCTATGACAAAAAGGATTTCGGTCTGAATATCCTGCCGGTGGATAGTGAGCTTGGCCCCTATTATGTTTTCGGCTACACCACCAACGGATTTGTCCGGGACAGTAAAAGCTGGGATGATTTCACCCCGCGGGTCGTGGCCCGTTATGCGGCAACCGATGATCTGAACCTCTGGGCCAGCATCACCCGCGGGTACAAGGCGGGTGGCTTTGGCTCCTTTGGGCTCGATATTCCTACTGGCCCCGGTGAAGACATTTTCGAAGTTCTCAACGATGACGGCACCGTTCCTGAAGGCACCACACCGTCTGCCTTCGAACCGGAAACCCTGTGGAGTTATGAGGTCGGCCTGAAAGCAAACATGGCAGACAACCGGGTCCAGATGGCCGTTAACGCCTACTATTATGACTTCAAAAACCTGCAGGTCAGTTTCTTTGATGGCGACCTGAATAACACCGTTGTCGAGAATGTCGGCCAGGTCGATGGTTATGGCGTGGAAGCTACGGTCCGTGCCCTGCCCAATGAATATATCGATATGTTGCTGGGCGCGGCCTACAGCGATACCAGCGTCGAAGGGGCCGGGGCGATCTGTGATGATTGTGACGGCAACCGCCTGACCAACAACCCGGAATGGACCTTCACAGGTGTCATCAATGGTCATTATCCGATGCAGGGCGGCGAGGTCTTCTCAACCCTGGAATTCAGGTACCAGAGCCGGACTTATGGCGGTCTCGAGAATGAAGAGCGTTATTCCGTTGAGGGCTATGCTAATTTCAACCTGCGCGCGGGTTATGAATCCGACAACGGCTGGGATGTATCGCTCTATGTGGAAAACCTGTTTGACCAGTTCCATTATGATTCCGTCATTGGCGGTGAAATACCGATCCCGGGACATTATATCGGCCCGGCACGACCCAGGTCTTTCGGTGTCGACTTTACGGTGAAATTCGGCGGCTAA
- a CDS encoding FAD-binding oxidoreductase, protein MTGNRNIKKQVSEQHPDSYYLATASSHDSFPTLSGEESCDICVVGGGFTGLSTALHLRQAGFDVILLEANLVGWGASGRNGGQLGSGQRADQATLEKMVGTAGAHVLWDLAEDSKNLVKQLVRDHNIDCDLKPGVLHAAHKKRYTEDYREEALKLRNEYGYDQIRFVDEDEMAEMLGMRTYFGGTLDMGACHLHPLNLALGMAGACKKAGVRIYENSRVESYRENNGITVCTAAGRVSARQLVLGCNGYLGNLEPRLAGKIMPINNFVVATEPLGEARARMINRDDVAVADSKFVINYFRMSADHRLLFGGGENYTPGFPADLASFVRKYMLEIYPALEDVRIDYAWGGTLAITMNRLPHIGKLGPNIFYAQGFSGHGVGMATLAGKVVADAISGRHDSFDVFEKLPTHSFPGGQFLRWPMMVLGMMYYALRDRI, encoded by the coding sequence ATGACAGGCAACCGAAATATCAAGAAACAGGTTTCAGAACAGCATCCTGATTCCTATTATCTTGCGACAGCGAGCAGCCATGACAGTTTTCCGACACTGTCTGGTGAGGAAAGCTGTGACATTTGTGTCGTCGGCGGTGGCTTTACCGGTCTTTCGACAGCTTTGCATCTGCGGCAGGCCGGATTTGACGTAATTCTTCTCGAGGCGAATCTTGTTGGCTGGGGGGCGTCCGGCCGTAACGGCGGCCAGCTCGGGTCAGGTCAACGGGCCGATCAGGCCACTCTGGAAAAAATGGTCGGTACCGCCGGGGCACATGTCCTCTGGGATCTGGCGGAAGATTCCAAAAATCTGGTCAAGCAACTGGTCAGGGACCATAATATTGACTGCGACCTCAAGCCCGGTGTTCTGCATGCCGCCCATAAAAAACGCTATACCGAAGATTACCGCGAGGAAGCGCTGAAGCTCCGGAATGAATATGGCTATGACCAGATTCGTTTTGTTGATGAAGACGAAATGGCGGAGATGCTGGGGATGCGCACCTATTTTGGCGGGACGCTGGATATGGGGGCGTGTCATCTTCATCCGTTAAATCTGGCGTTGGGCATGGCCGGGGCTTGCAAAAAAGCCGGGGTCAGGATTTATGAAAACAGCCGGGTTGAAAGTTACAGGGAAAATAACGGAATAACTGTTTGCACTGCCGCAGGCAGGGTCAGCGCCCGACAGCTTGTCCTCGGGTGCAATGGCTATCTCGGCAATCTGGAGCCCCGTCTCGCCGGCAAGATCATGCCGATCAACAACTTTGTGGTCGCAACGGAACCCCTTGGTGAAGCGCGGGCAAGAATGATCAATCGGGACGATGTTGCCGTCGCCGATTCAAAATTTGTCATCAATTATTTCCGCATGTCTGCCGACCACCGGCTATTGTTCGGTGGGGGAGAAAATTATACCCCTGGTTTTCCGGCGGATCTTGCATCCTTTGTGCGAAAATATATGCTGGAGATATATCCGGCCCTTGAGGATGTCAGAATTGATTATGCCTGGGGCGGCACACTGGCAATAACCATGAACCGGCTGCCGCACATCGGAAAACTGGGACCAAATATTTTTTATGCCCAGGGGTTTTCCGGCCATGGTGTCGGTATGGCGACCCTCGCCGGGAAAGTTGTGGCAGATGCCATCTCCGGCCGTCACGACAGTTTTGATGTTTTTGAGAAATTACCGACCCATTCCTTCCCCGGCGGCCAGTTTTTGCGCTGGCCTATGATGGTTTTGGGTATGATGTATTACGCATTGAGAGATAGAATATAA
- a CDS encoding GntR family transcriptional regulator, with translation MSQTEPIQDEDTSSRKITYETVYKSLYDSIITGRFEPGKTLTIRGLAEQLGVSPMPVREAVRRLVALGALEMQSTRRVAVAQMTEQRFREIFKARTLLEPEISASAIANSSNALIQKLETIDDEIEDALDKGDVDLYSLKNWEFHFTLYRAANCPIILRLIESVWLQFGPFMRMIVGRLGTSYIVDQHINAINALKNKDEQALREAIRLDIFDGMDRIGEKLFGLHSQKEA, from the coding sequence GTGTCGCAAACCGAGCCCATTCAGGATGAGGACACCTCAAGCCGTAAAATTACATATGAGACGGTATATAAAAGTCTGTACGATTCCATAATAACGGGCCGATTTGAACCTGGAAAGACACTTACCATCCGCGGGCTGGCGGAACAGCTGGGGGTCAGTCCCATGCCTGTTCGGGAAGCGGTCCGCCGGCTTGTCGCTCTGGGTGCTCTGGAGATGCAAAGTACCCGCCGGGTTGCCGTTGCCCAGATGACGGAACAGCGATTCCGCGAAATATTCAAAGCCCGTACATTGCTGGAACCCGAGATTTCTGCCAGTGCGATCGCAAACAGCAGCAACGCCCTCATCCAGAAACTGGAAACCATCGACGACGAGATTGAGGACGCCCTCGATAAAGGGGACGTGGACCTCTACAGCCTGAAAAACTGGGAATTTCATTTTACCCTGTACCGGGCGGCAAACTGCCCGATCATTCTTCGGTTGATTGAAAGCGTCTGGCTTCAGTTCGGGCCTTTCATGAGAATGATTGTTGGACGCCTCGGAACCTCCTATATCGTTGATCAGCATATCAATGCGATTAATGCCCTGAAAAACAAGGACGAGCAGGCCCTGCGGGAGGCGATCCGCCTGGATATCTTTGACGGGATGGACCGGATCGGCGAGAAACTTTTCGGCCTGCATTCGCAAAAAGAAGCGTAA